The nucleotide window CCGTCACCGTCAGCGGCCCGGCGGCGAGCACCGCGAGCAGGTCACGCAGCGGCACCAGGCTCACCCGGCCGGCCACGGCACCGGCCCGGTCACCCGGCGTCATGATCATCCATATCCAGGGCGCCGTCCCGTAGACGATGCCGACCTCGGCCAGCGAGCTGCGCCAGGTGCGGCGGCGGGCCAGCGCCCACGCCGCCAGCGCGGCCAGCGGCAGCACGGCCACCGTGAGGAGCACCACGCCGACGAACCCCATGACCATGCCCCGCCCCCGTCCGAACCGCGAAGCTACCCTCCCCTCACAACAGGCCCCGGTCCCGGGCGTAGATCGCCGCCTGGGTCCGGTCCCGCAACCCGAGCCGCTCAAGGATCCGCGAGACGTGGTTCTTCACGGTCCCCTCGCTCAGATGCAGCCGGGC belongs to Amorphoplanes digitatis and includes:
- a CDS encoding VanZ family protein; protein product: MVMGFVGVVLLTVAVLPLAALAAWALARRRTWRSSLAEVGIVYGTAPWIWMIMTPGDRAGAVAGRVSLVPLRDLLAVLAAGPLTVTVQVVGNLLVFAALGLLAPLRFAALASVPRILALAAGCSVLVEVAQYVLRLDRVSSVDDVLLNAAGAGLAACASRRWWRVPERALS